A genomic region of Xanthomonas campestris pv. phormiicola contains the following coding sequences:
- a CDS encoding endonuclease, producing MKPSAVALPLACLLALAGHAQAAVFINELHYDDATAAGDTGEGVEIVATAGESLSGYKVYLYNGSTPGAAAVYATTAVPAGSLVTCGGQVRIATVGYASNGVQNGPNDGLALVDGSGQVVQFLSYEGAITGGGGPAAGLSSQNLPVSESNSTAAGTSLQLRGSNGSAASDFSWAGSSASSFGACNSGQTFSGGSSNAAPSVTATTPAQGASNFPAAGDLAVTFSEAVTLASGAFGLSCSQSGTVALSYPSSGSQFAISTNTALAAGESCSLSILAARVSDAGGAHPAQDGSIAFSVASGSGGGASGYYSRVNTSSASQLRCSLHETIKGHTVYPYSSSSGTSTWTILEIADEDPNDSGRILDAYRNRSYAKGTDRAGSGSGLKYNREHSWPNSLGFGSASGDKGLPYAPYTDTHMLYLTDSTWNADRGNKPYANCDSNCGERITEANAGFGGGSGSYPGNSNWVRTPDGNGGSFEVWNHRKGDMARAVMYMAIRYEGGTDAATGQSEPDLELTDDRSKIVQTSASPAYMGLLSTLLAWSQQDPPDAAERARNEVVYSFQGNRNPFIDHPEWATSSLFTSAKPASCQLLN from the coding sequence ATGAAGCCATCCGCCGTTGCCTTACCTCTCGCCTGTCTGCTGGCCCTGGCCGGCCACGCCCAGGCCGCCGTGTTCATCAACGAATTGCACTACGACGATGCCACCGCCGCCGGCGATACCGGCGAGGGCGTGGAGATCGTCGCCACCGCCGGCGAGAGCCTGAGCGGCTACAAGGTCTACCTGTACAACGGCAGCACCCCCGGCGCCGCGGCCGTCTACGCCACCACCGCGGTGCCGGCCGGCAGCCTGGTCACCTGCGGCGGGCAGGTGCGCATCGCCACCGTCGGCTATGCCAGCAACGGCGTGCAGAACGGCCCCAACGACGGCCTGGCGCTGGTCGACGGCAGCGGCCAGGTGGTGCAGTTCCTCAGCTACGAGGGCGCGATCACCGGCGGCGGCGGCCCCGCCGCCGGCCTGAGCAGCCAGAACCTGCCGGTCAGCGAGAGCAACAGCACCGCGGCCGGCACCTCGCTGCAGCTGCGCGGCAGCAACGGCAGCGCCGCGTCCGACTTCAGCTGGGCCGGCAGTTCGGCCAGCAGCTTCGGCGCCTGCAACAGCGGCCAGACCTTCAGCGGCGGCAGCAGCAACGCCGCCCCGTCGGTGACCGCGACCACGCCGGCGCAGGGCGCCAGCAACTTCCCCGCCGCCGGCGACCTGGCGGTGACCTTCAGCGAGGCGGTGACCCTGGCCAGCGGCGCGTTCGGCCTGAGCTGCAGCCAGTCCGGCACGGTGGCGCTGAGCTACCCGAGCAGCGGCAGCCAGTTCGCGATCTCCACCAACACCGCCCTGGCCGCCGGCGAAAGCTGCAGCCTGAGCATCCTGGCCGCGCGCGTCAGCGACGCCGGCGGCGCGCACCCGGCGCAGGACGGCAGCATCGCCTTCAGCGTCGCCAGCGGCAGCGGCGGCGGCGCCAGCGGCTACTACTCGCGGGTCAACACCTCCAGCGCCAGCCAGTTGCGCTGCTCGCTGCACGAGACGATCAAGGGCCACACCGTCTACCCGTACAGCAGCAGCTCCGGCACCAGCACCTGGACCATCCTGGAGATCGCCGACGAGGACCCGAACGACAGCGGGCGCATCCTCGACGCCTACCGCAACCGCAGCTACGCCAAGGGCACCGACCGCGCCGGCAGCGGCAGCGGGCTGAAGTACAACCGCGAGCACAGCTGGCCGAACTCGCTTGGCTTCGGCAGCGCCAGCGGCGACAAGGGCCTGCCCTACGCGCCGTACACCGACACGCACATGCTGTACCTGACCGATTCCACCTGGAACGCCGACCGCGGCAACAAGCCGTACGCGAACTGCGACAGCAACTGCGGCGAGCGCATCACCGAGGCCAACGCCGGCTTCGGCGGCGGCAGCGGCAGCTACCCGGGCAATTCCAACTGGGTGCGCACCCCGGACGGCAACGGCGGCAGCTTCGAGGTGTGGAACCACCGCAAGGGCGACATGGCGCGCGCGGTCATGTACATGGCGATCCGCTACGAAGGCGGCACCGACGCGGCCACCGGGCAGTCCGAGCCGGACCTGGAACTGACCGACGACCGCAGCAAGATCGTGCAGACCTCGGCCTCGCCGGCCTACATGGGCCTGCTGTCGACGCTGCTCGCGTGGAGCCAGCAGGATCCGCCGGACGCCGCCGAACGCGCCCGCAACGAAGTGGTGTACAGCTTCCAGGGCAACCGCAATCCGTTCATCGACCACCCGGAGTGGGCGACCTCCTCGCTGTTCACCTCGGCCAAGCCGGCCAGCTGCCAGCTACTCAACTGA